In Eubalaena glacialis isolate mEubGla1 chromosome 3, mEubGla1.1.hap2.+ XY, whole genome shotgun sequence, the following are encoded in one genomic region:
- the ACTRT2 gene encoding actin-related protein T2 encodes MFNPHVLDSPAVIFDNGSGLCKAGLSGEIGPRHVVHSIVGHPKFKMPSAGANQKQYFVGDEALHRNEVLRLHYPIQRGLITGWDDMEKLWKHLFEWELGVKASDRPVLMTERSLNPRETREKMAEVMFESFDVPAFYLSDQAVLALYASACITGLVVDSGDGVTCTVPIFEGYSLPHAITKLYVAGRDITEHLTRLLLASGRTFPCVLDKALVDDIKEKLCYMALEPEKELSRRSEEVFREYKLPDGSIIRIGDQLYQAPEALFSPEQLGIQNPGLSKMVSCSITKCDADIQKMLYGEIVLSGGTTLFRGLDDRLLRELEQVASKGTPIKITAPPDRCFSTWIGASIVTSLSSFKQMWVTSADFKEFGTSVVQRRCF; translated from the coding sequence ATGTTTAACCCACACGTGTTAGATTCTCCAGCTGTGATTTTTGACAATGGGTCCGGGCTCTGTAAGGCAGGCCTGTCTGGAGAGATTGGCCCCCGCCACGTCGTCCACTCCATCGTGGGGCACCCCAAGTTCAAGATGCCTTCTGCGGGGGCCAATCAGAAGCAGTACTTTGTGGGGGACGAGGCCCTGCACAGGAACGAGGTCTTACGCCTGCACTACCCCATCCAGCGAGGCCTGATCACAGGCTGGGACGACATGGAGAAACTCTGGAAGCATCTCTTCGAGTGGGAGCTGGGGGTCAAAGCCAGCGACCGGCCGGTGCTCATGACGGAGCGCTCGCTGAACCCCAGGGAGACCCGGGAGAAGATGGCCGAGGTGATGTTTGAGAGCTTCGACGTGCCCGCCTTCTACCTGTCGGACCAGGCCGTGCTGGCCCTCTACGCCTCGGCCTGCATCACCGGCCTGGTGGTGGACAGCGGGGACGGGGTCACCTGCACCGTCCCCATCTTCGAGGGCTACTCCCTGCCCCACGCCATCACCAAGCTCTACGTGGCGGGGAGAGACATCACGGAGCACCTCACCCGGCTGCTGCTGGCCAGCGGGAGGACCTTCCCGTGCGTGCTGGACAAAGCCCTGGTGGACGACATCAAGGAGAAACTCTGCTATATGGCCCTGGAGCCGGAGAAGGAGCTGTCGCGGAGGTCGGAGGAGGTGTTCAGGGAGTACAAGCTGCCCGACGGCAGCATCATCCGTATCGGGGACCAGCTGTACCAGGCGCCCGAGGCCCTGTTCTCGCCCGAGCAGCTGGGCATCCAAAACCCGGGCCTCTCCAAAATGGTCTCCTGCAGCATCACCAAGTGTGACGCCGACATCCAGAAGATGCTCTATGGGGAGATTGTGCTGTCCGGGGGCACCACGCTCTTCCGGGGGCTGGATGACCGTCTTCTGAGGGAGCTGGAGCAGGTGGCTTCCAAAGGGACCCCCATCAAGATCACAGCGCCGCCCGACCGCTGCTTCTCCACGTGGATTGGCGCCTCCATCGTCACCTCCCTGAGCAGCTTCAAGCAGATGTGGGTCACCTCTGCGGACTTCAAGGAGTTTGGGACGTCCGTGGTTCAGAGAAGGTGCTTCTGA